One Miscanthus floridulus cultivar M001 chromosome 11, ASM1932011v1, whole genome shotgun sequence DNA window includes the following coding sequences:
- the LOC136491591 gene encoding uncharacterized protein, which produces MNRVLAGCSGQGHSRSPSGTSPEGLASDCATAKSCGDTTGPPEVPATDWTTARLRDGTNGSTMTSLAGCCIGTDGSTGTSASSSDGISTTLSTWSATGCPDPGPTTSSLGAFSSGDKGEPYDPLPSKAGSSVSLASVTRVTSNATTTIGIGITANTYAIAAASSIAKLEGTILGTKGLATATRCRTSFQVSCTIVGAILIPGIPKPLTEDRVRANPTCSYLACGSPRPLAQGSPTRAAAGVSPDYESRIDRAPVCPSDCSDYLATFTAGRASSGCKFGVGTGPAAAHSPGRSSDCSARLAVSATGNDGAGNTIEGRGDRVRFAARSPTVSVLAARFFNVGTYARRAASCSPPVDITMGS; this is translated from the exons ATGAACCGTGTGCTCGCTGGatgctcagggcagggccactctaggtcaccgtCCGGCACCTCACCGGAGGGCCTAGCCTCCGATTGTGCCACCGCCAAGTCCTGCGGTGACACCACCGGCCCGCCAGAGGTCCCAGCCACCGACTGGACCACCGCCAGGCTCCGTGACGGCACCAACGGCTCCACCATGACATCACTGGCGGGTTGCTGCATCGGCACCGACGGCTCCACCGGGACATCCGCCTCATCATCagacgggatctccaccaccttgtcGACCTGGTCCGCTACCGGGTGTCCCGACCCTGGCCCGACCACGTCTTCCCTCGGCGCCTTCAGCTCCGGTGACAAGGGCGAGCCATACGACCCTCTACCCAGCAAGGCAGGAAGCTCGGTTTCCCTTGCCTCCGTCACGAGAGTCACCTccaacgccaccaccaccatcggcaTCGGGATCACCGCTAACACCTACGCCATAGCCGCCGCCTCCTCGATAGCCAAGCTAGAGGGCACCATCCTCGGAACGAAAGGTCTTGCCACCGCGACACGTTGCAGAACGAGCTTCCAGGTCTCCTGCACGATAGTTGGGGCAATACTCATCCCCGGCATCCCCAAGCCACTAACGGAAG acaGGGTCAGAGCCAACCCAACCTGCTCCTACTTGGCCTGCGGATCGCCACGACCTCTGGCTCAGGGCTCCCCGACCAGAGCAGCGGCCGGGGTGTCCCCTGACTACGAGTCACGCATCGACCGGGCACCAGTTTGCCCCTCAGACTGCTCGGACTATTTGGCCACATTCACGGCAGGCAGGGCCTCCTCCGGCTGCAAGTTCGGCGTCGGCACCGGTCCCGCCGCCGCACATTCGCCGGGCCGCTCCTCGGACTGCTCGGCTCGTCTAGCCGTGTCTGCCACAGGCAACGATGGAGCTGGCAACACCATcgaggggcgcggtgaccgtgTCCGCTTCGCCGCTCGCTCGCCAACGGTGTCCGTGCTAGCCGCACGCTTCTTCAATGTAGGAACCTACGCGCGCCGTGCAGCCTCCTGCTCCCCACCGGTAGACATCACCATGGGGTCGTGA